ACTGGCACGAGGTTGGAATCCCAAACCTTGTGACGGCAATATTGGCCGACTGGAGGGCCTACGACAGCCTTGGCGAGGCAACGCTCCTCTTCGCGGCAGCCACCGGCTTCTATCTGCTCCTTGGGGGAAGAAAAAGTGAAGATGAGCCTCGTTGTGAGGACGACTACAAAGCTTGTGGCACCTTTCCTTGTTACGTATGGGGCCTACCTTACCATATACGGCTACGAGAGCCCCGGGGGCGGCTTTCAGGCGGGGGTTATCTTTGCCGTGAGCGTTATCCTTCTCATGACCGCCTACGGCTACAGGAGGACGAGAAAACACTTCCCGCTAAGGATCATCCAGCTCGTGGAATCTTCAGCGGCCCTCTTCATAGTGGGAATCGGAATAGCTGGCCTTACCTTTGGAGCCTTCTTCCTCAACTTCCTCCGTCCCTACGTTCCCGGGGGAACCGTAATGACCTTTAACATAGGCGTGGCCCTCAAGGTGGGAACATCCTTCGTCCTCGTATTCTACATCCTGTCGAGGTGGGTTGACCGTGATTAACGCCGAGACAGCTGGAATAATCGTGATTCTCATCGGCCTCTACGGCCTTATATCAAAGGAGAACCCGATAAAGCAGGTGCTTTCAATAAACGTAATCTCCCTCGGCCTGATACTATTCTTCACAGGCACCGGCTACGTCGAGGGGGGAGACTTCCCCATAATGCCCTCCAACCCGGTTGACCCGCTCCCGGCCACTCTAATGCTGACAACGCTCGTAGTTGACGTTGCCATAACCGCGCTGGCTCTTGCGATGATACTGCAAAATGGGGGGGAGTGGGCTTGATAGCCGTTCTCGTCGCAATCCCGCTCCTCTTCGCATTCCTTACTGCACTCACGATA
This region of Thermococcus stetteri genomic DNA includes:
- a CDS encoding cation:proton antiporter subunit C, which codes for MINAETAGIIVILIGLYGLISKENPIKQVLSINVISLGLILFFTGTGYVEGGDFPIMPSNPVDPLPATLMLTTLVVDVAITALALAMILQNGGEWA
- a CDS encoding Na(+)/H(+) antiporter subunit B — encoded protein: MKMSLVVRTTTKLVAPFLVTYGAYLTIYGYESPGGGFQAGVIFAVSVILLMTAYGYRRTRKHFPLRIIQLVESSAALFIVGIGIAGLTFGAFFLNFLRPYVPGGTVMTFNIGVALKVGTSFVLVFYILSRWVDRD